One Candidatus Nanosynbacter featherlites genomic region harbors:
- a CDS encoding AAA family ATPase, producing the protein MQRTKGAVEVNFFYGPGDKLGESYDLQSVESHITLLQLASKLDAARLLSSKEFLNFEQDTLIVWPEEFFGVRDNFTNSLWRNVLETNLQKAYVVNPPKLLVEQAKLLFGTESVTERNHSYKSISLDLIKEVSGSLENAIVGQDDAVQSLPRCLVSLMNTEKKPVVVMLYGPTGVGKTESAKIIANALGGEASRMQFSMLQTGSLAEYLYGSRVNSRSFAADLLERQSNVVIFDEFDKTGSVFHSAFYQLFDEGVFVDKNYSVDMTNTLIVCTSNYSSLQEIRQHLGEPLSSRFSAFIKYTTLDQSAKTAIIKQKIDKLYESYPEDIRQAINKDEIEERFLPLLCKLSNVREITNYIEHIMSNYILASVEETGIENSSLPETSEPI; encoded by the coding sequence ATGCAGCGAACTAAGGGAGCTGTGGAGGTCAATTTTTTCTATGGTCCAGGCGATAAGCTTGGCGAGTCCTACGACCTTCAATCTGTCGAATCGCATATAACACTACTACAGCTTGCCTCAAAGCTTGATGCTGCTCGACTATTATCTAGCAAGGAATTTCTCAATTTTGAACAAGATACACTTATAGTTTGGCCTGAGGAGTTTTTTGGTGTGAGAGACAACTTTACAAACTCTTTGTGGAGAAATGTTCTGGAGACAAATCTACAAAAAGCTTATGTCGTCAACCCTCCAAAGCTGCTCGTGGAACAGGCAAAATTGCTATTTGGAACCGAGTCGGTCACTGAGCGTAATCATTCATACAAGTCAATTAGTCTTGACTTAATAAAGGAGGTGTCTGGTAGTCTAGAGAATGCCATAGTTGGACAGGACGATGCTGTTCAATCCCTTCCACGCTGTCTCGTATCTTTAATGAATACTGAAAAGAAACCTGTAGTTGTTATGCTCTATGGACCGACGGGCGTAGGAAAAACTGAATCTGCAAAGATAATCGCTAACGCCCTTGGCGGCGAGGCTAGTCGTATGCAATTTTCAATGCTTCAGACGGGTTCTCTAGCGGAGTATCTTTATGGATCAAGAGTTAATAGTAGATCGTTTGCTGCAGACCTGCTCGAACGACAATCCAATGTTGTTATCTTTGATGAATTCGACAAGACTGGGAGTGTCTTCCATAGTGCATTCTATCAGTTATTTGATGAGGGCGTTTTTGTCGACAAGAATTATAGCGTCGATATGACAAACACTCTCATAGTCTGTACGTCAAACTACTCTTCACTACAAGAAATACGACAGCATCTCGGAGAACCCCTTAGTTCACGTTTTTCAGCATTTATAAAGTATACTACTCTTGATCAATCGGCGAAGACCGCCATCATCAAGCAAAAGATTGATAAACTCTACGAATCTTACCCAGAAGACATTAGACAGGCTATCAATAAAGACGAAATAGAAGAGCGATTTCTGCCACTACTATGTAAGCTGAGTAACGTCAGAGAGATAACGAATTATATTGAACATATAATGTCTAACTATATTCTTGCGTCTGTGGAGGAGACAGGTATCGAGAATAGCTCTCTACCAGAGACTTCTGAGCCGATATGA
- a CDS encoding DUF4238 domain-containing protein → MATKQAHFVPQTYLRGFLFDEKKERTYAYNSRSKMITPTKIDKICSQNYLYRIKDKDGKDSDEIEEMLAKGIESKYQGWLNTVRLGEWIDNATIADISIFIALQYLRVPRTMDFFEETGIKFLKDVLKDKLSKLLDDNARKAMMDEFKKDDPARFEKLLKENPDFTGELSKQDIQDMIDENNMKLTIDIGKNNVIRGMLEQVLPIAEKFIRRGWHIMFAPDGYEFITSDMPAFVAKRMPNGVVHFSFGGFGRLDSEIVFPMAKDVCIVISGPEYFQKTGEVTPVAVDIINRMVSSRPNLQYLISAQKSLVESYSRYLSPPQTQEYS, encoded by the coding sequence ATGGCGACAAAGCAAGCACACTTCGTTCCGCAGACCTACTTGAGAGGATTTCTTTTTGATGAAAAGAAGGAGAGGACCTATGCGTACAATTCACGGTCCAAAATGATTACGCCAACCAAAATAGATAAAATATGCTCACAGAATTATCTGTACCGAATAAAGGACAAGGACGGCAAGGATTCAGATGAAATTGAAGAAATGCTGGCAAAGGGTATTGAGTCAAAGTATCAGGGTTGGCTAAATACAGTAAGGCTAGGTGAATGGATTGATAATGCAACGATAGCGGATATCTCGATATTCATCGCTCTTCAGTACTTACGAGTACCGCGTACTATGGATTTTTTTGAAGAGACGGGAATAAAGTTCCTAAAGGACGTTCTAAAAGATAAGTTGTCTAAACTGCTCGATGACAATGCTCGAAAAGCTATGATGGATGAGTTCAAAAAGGATGATCCTGCACGTTTTGAAAAACTATTAAAAGAAAATCCCGATTTTACCGGTGAATTGTCTAAGCAAGATATTCAAGATATGATTGATGAAAATAATATGAAGCTTACGATAGATATTGGGAAAAACAATGTGATTAGGGGTATGCTTGAACAGGTACTACCAATAGCTGAAAAATTTATCAGGCGAGGTTGGCACATCATGTTTGCACCAGACGGTTATGAGTTTATTACAAGTGATATGCCAGCTTTTGTCGCTAAGCGTATGCCAAATGGAGTGGTTCATTTTTCTTTTGGCGGTTTTGGTCGACTAGATTCAGAGATTGTCTTTCCAATGGCCAAGGATGTATGTATTGTGATTAGTGGTCCAGAATACTTTCAGAAAACGGGCGAGGTGACACCTGTCGCAGTAGATATCATAAACAGAATGGTGTCAAGTCGGCCAAATTTGCAGTATCTCATATCGGCTCAGAAGTCTCTGGTAGAGAGCTATTCTCGATACCTGTCTCCTCCACAGACGCAAGAATATAGTTAG
- the rsmD gene encoding 16S rRNA (guanine(966)-N(2))-methyltransferase RsmD, which translates to MRVRIIAGEFGGRFIQTPPGSTTHPMGERVRSAMFNSLGETVRGSRVLDAFAGSGAIGLEALSRGAESVVFVERDRVAQRVIAENIASLGVDEKSIVIKTTISNWLKSMSVTEKFDIIFADPPYHNPQFSTVSRLMGLLKPGGCMILSHPGIGEVPVQNGIVVVDNRSYGEAHLTKFLREPL; encoded by the coding sequence GTGAGGGTGCGCATCATCGCTGGGGAATTTGGCGGACGATTCATTCAAACTCCACCAGGCTCGACGACACATCCCATGGGTGAGCGAGTCCGTTCGGCAATGTTTAATTCACTGGGCGAGACGGTTCGCGGTTCGCGGGTGCTGGATGCTTTTGCTGGCTCTGGCGCGATTGGCCTGGAAGCACTCAGTCGCGGTGCCGAGTCGGTGGTTTTTGTGGAGCGAGACCGGGTCGCGCAGCGCGTGATCGCCGAAAACATAGCCAGTTTGGGCGTCGATGAAAAATCTATTGTAATAAAAACAACGATATCGAATTGGCTGAAAAGCATGAGCGTAACAGAGAAGTTTGATATCATCTTTGCCGATCCACCATATCATAATCCTCAGTTTTCCACAGTTTCACGACTAATGGGGCTTCTCAAACCGGGCGGATGTATGATATTATCACACCCAGGAATAGGTGAGGTGCCAGTTCAAAACGGAATTGTTGTGGTGGACAATCGTAGTTATGGGGAGGCGCACCTCACCAAGTTCCTGCGAGAACCATTATAG
- the recG gene encoding ATP-dependent DNA helicase RecG: MKLTTPLEHIKGVGPKTAQALAAAGLETVADVLDFLPRAYDDYSAAVNIADLQPGKVTVRARCESISTRIVRRGLRITTAVLADDSGKVKAVWFNQPYRESQLRSDAEFMFSGQFGMQYNSYQISNPSVELAKQTDTSDAQPTSGIHPVYKSIKNLRPKTVQDLLKNLRPIMEFLPETLPEHIVQRQKLVSRAEAVRFLHAPNSHEEIARGRERLAFEELFEMILAAQLNKQEQTKLTGWRIPFNQPVVKQFVEQLPFPLTNAQRRAAWQILQDLESEHPMNRLLQGDVGSGKTVVAGLVAAEVAQAGFQTAIMAPTEILATQHAKTLDELLSPFGVSVALLTGHVKGAQRRQLLDNLASGNINVVVGTHALIQEKVAYHKLGFVVIDEQHRFGVKQRQALLQKADYMPHLLSMTATPIPRSLALTLYGELDISILDELPAGRQPIETKIWSPASAPKLYETIDAEIAKGRQAYIICPLIDDNPDNDKKSVEAEYHKLAKTMFRHRRVGLLHGKLPPEEKAAVMQQFADGELDMLVSTTVVEVGVNVPNATVMLIENADHFGLSQLHQLRGRVGRGQHQSFCHLMMSGHDKPSQRLREIEKSQDGFYLAEVDLKLRGPGEIYGKMQHGALNLKIASLSDTPLIARAQTEAERFVKEGRDLLQYNHLARAVSRYQRLTILN; encoded by the coding sequence ATGAAGCTGACAACTCCACTGGAACATATCAAAGGCGTCGGCCCTAAAACTGCTCAGGCGTTGGCGGCGGCAGGGTTGGAGACGGTGGCGGATGTCCTAGATTTTTTGCCGCGGGCGTATGATGATTATTCGGCGGCGGTCAATATCGCTGATCTTCAACCAGGCAAGGTGACGGTGCGAGCGCGCTGCGAGTCGATTTCGACGCGGATTGTGCGCCGGGGCTTAAGGATCACTACGGCGGTGTTGGCGGATGATTCTGGCAAGGTCAAGGCCGTTTGGTTTAATCAACCGTACCGCGAATCGCAGCTGAGATCTGACGCCGAGTTTATGTTCTCCGGCCAATTTGGCATGCAATATAATAGCTATCAGATTAGCAATCCATCCGTCGAACTTGCCAAGCAAACCGATACATCCGACGCCCAGCCTACGTCGGGCATCCATCCCGTCTACAAATCAATCAAAAATCTCCGCCCCAAAACCGTGCAGGATTTGCTGAAAAATCTGCGTCCTATCATGGAATTTTTGCCCGAGACGCTACCAGAACACATTGTCCAGCGGCAAAAACTAGTCAGCCGCGCCGAAGCCGTCAGGTTCCTCCACGCGCCAAATAGTCACGAGGAAATTGCTCGCGGTCGTGAGCGGCTGGCGTTTGAGGAATTGTTTGAAATGATTTTGGCTGCGCAGCTCAACAAGCAAGAACAAACCAAATTGACTGGCTGGCGCATCCCGTTCAATCAGCCGGTCGTCAAGCAATTTGTCGAACAATTGCCATTTCCCTTAACCAACGCGCAGCGCCGCGCCGCCTGGCAGATTTTGCAAGATTTGGAGTCGGAGCATCCGATGAATCGCCTACTACAGGGCGATGTCGGCTCAGGCAAAACCGTGGTCGCCGGGCTGGTGGCGGCAGAAGTGGCGCAGGCTGGCTTTCAGACGGCCATCATGGCGCCGACGGAGATTTTGGCGACTCAGCACGCCAAGACGCTGGATGAATTATTGTCGCCATTTGGCGTGTCGGTGGCACTGCTGACGGGACACGTCAAGGGCGCTCAGCGGCGGCAGCTGCTGGACAATTTAGCGAGCGGCAACATTAACGTGGTGGTTGGTACACACGCGCTGATTCAGGAAAAAGTGGCGTACCACAAGCTGGGGTTTGTGGTAATTGACGAGCAGCATCGGTTCGGCGTCAAGCAGCGGCAGGCATTATTACAAAAGGCAGACTACATGCCACACCTGCTCAGCATGACTGCCACGCCGATCCCGCGAAGTCTGGCGTTGACCTTGTATGGTGAACTGGATATTTCGATTTTGGACGAGCTGCCAGCCGGGCGCCAGCCGATTGAAACGAAAATTTGGTCGCCAGCCTCAGCGCCAAAGCTCTACGAAACTATTGATGCAGAAATTGCCAAAGGTCGCCAAGCCTATATCATCTGCCCGTTGATCGACGATAATCCTGACAATGACAAAAAATCGGTCGAGGCGGAATATCACAAATTGGCAAAAACGATGTTTCGTCATCGCCGCGTCGGATTGCTACACGGTAAATTGCCGCCGGAGGAAAAAGCCGCGGTCATGCAACAGTTTGCCGACGGCGAGCTGGATATGCTAGTGAGTACCACGGTGGTGGAGGTTGGCGTTAACGTGCCAAACGCCACGGTCATGCTCATCGAAAATGCCGATCATTTTGGTCTCAGCCAGCTCCATCAGCTGCGTGGTCGGGTTGGGCGTGGTCAGCATCAGAGTTTTTGTCATTTGATGATGTCGGGTCATGATAAGCCGTCCCAGCGTCTCAGAGAGATTGAGAAATCTCAAGACGGATTTTACTTGGCGGAAGTTGACCTGAAACTGCGCGGTCCTGGCGAGATCTATGGAAAGATGCAACATGGCGCGCTGAACCTGAAAATTGCCTCACTGAGCGATACGCCACTGATCGCCCGTGCGCAAACGGAGGCCGAGCGCTTTGTCAAAGAGGGGCGGGATTTGTTACAATATAACCATCTGGCGCGTGCCGTCAGTCGCTATCAGCGATTAACCATTTTGAATTAA
- a CDS encoding HAD-IIB family hydrolase, which yields MKKIIAFDSDDTIVLSKMPATPRMAGLLAELLKHYDVCIISGTDFEGVIYPNTVRQIEQVPGVDLSRLHIMPTCGTRYYRFQDGEWRLQYQEDLTEEQKARIFEAIETSAKELDMWVDNPAGEIIEDRLSQVTYSALGQKATPEDKYAWAEANKEKRKLLNDAVKARIPEFEIRTAGTTSLDVTKPGIDKAYGMKKLMEATGVTKEEILFFGDKLEEGGNDFPVKNMGIDCIAVERWEDTAYALEGINAVS from the coding sequence ATGAAGAAAATTATAGCTTTTGACTCAGACGACACTATTGTCTTGTCGAAAATGCCAGCTACGCCGCGCATGGCTGGTCTGTTGGCGGAGTTGCTGAAACATTACGACGTGTGCATCATTTCTGGTACTGATTTTGAAGGAGTGATCTATCCAAACACTGTCAGGCAAATTGAACAAGTTCCGGGCGTTGATCTTAGCCGGCTGCACATCATGCCAACATGTGGCACTCGTTACTATCGCTTCCAGGACGGCGAATGGCGATTGCAATATCAGGAGGACTTGACTGAAGAGCAAAAAGCTCGGATTTTTGAGGCAATTGAGACCTCAGCTAAGGAGCTTGATATGTGGGTGGACAATCCAGCTGGCGAAATCATCGAAGATCGCCTCAGTCAGGTGACATACTCTGCGCTGGGTCAAAAGGCTACTCCTGAAGACAAATACGCCTGGGCTGAAGCCAACAAGGAAAAACGTAAATTGCTCAACGATGCTGTCAAAGCACGCATTCCAGAATTTGAAATTCGGACGGCAGGCACCACCAGCTTGGATGTCACCAAGCCTGGCATTGACAAGGCGTACGGCATGAAGAAACTAATGGAAGCGACAGGTGTAACCAAAGAGGAGATTCTATTCTTCGGCGATAAACTGGAAGAAGGCGGCAATGATTTCCCAGTCAAAAATATGGGCATTGATTGTATCGCTGTGGAACGCTGGGAAGATACCGCCTACGCACTGGAAGGCATCAACGCTGTTTCGTAG
- the tyrS gene encoding tyrosine--tRNA ligase — MQLSEELQWRGFWNQTTFTNDKLIDSENFTLYLGTDPSADSLHVGHLAVYMMVRHFLERGHKVFLLVGGGTGMIGDMRDTEERSLLSYAEIEHNKRALKAQVSQIFAGRDFTLVDNADWLGNLELLPFLRDIGKNFNMADLIGREFFKARIDNGKGLSFAEFTYTLLQGYDFWHLFKHHGVNLQIGGSDQWGNLVSGVELIRKKENAEVYAMTAPLLINKSTGRKFGKSEGGAVWLDEAKTSVYKFYQFWLNVDDESAIEYMKIFTMLDRDTIEAIAENHAVNPGARSAQKVLAREVTDIVHGVNRRESVERVTEVLFGGGDFRQLSDDDLDALAKEIPRVDVGVGVIEALVVSGAVSSNGEAKRLLKSGAISLNGEKIAEDQAVNTTSLLKKGKNTFVLIMEGDE; from the coding sequence ATGCAGTTATCAGAGGAATTACAGTGGCGCGGGTTTTGGAACCAGACCACATTCACCAACGACAAGCTTATCGATTCGGAGAATTTTACGCTCTATTTGGGGACAGATCCGTCAGCTGACAGTTTGCATGTCGGGCATTTGGCGGTCTATATGATGGTGCGGCATTTTTTGGAGCGCGGACACAAGGTGTTTCTACTGGTTGGTGGCGGCACGGGTATGATCGGCGATATGCGCGACACCGAGGAGCGGAGTCTACTTTCTTATGCGGAAATTGAGCACAATAAACGAGCTTTGAAAGCACAGGTGTCACAAATTTTCGCCGGACGCGATTTTACCCTGGTGGACAATGCGGATTGGCTGGGCAATTTGGAATTGTTGCCGTTCCTCCGCGACATTGGCAAGAATTTCAACATGGCAGATTTGATCGGTCGTGAATTTTTCAAGGCACGCATCGACAACGGTAAAGGGCTGAGTTTTGCGGAATTTACCTACACGTTGCTGCAGGGGTATGATTTCTGGCATTTGTTCAAACACCACGGTGTCAATTTACAAATCGGCGGTTCTGACCAGTGGGGTAATTTGGTTTCAGGCGTGGAATTGATCCGCAAAAAAGAAAATGCCGAAGTCTACGCTATGACCGCACCGCTACTCATCAACAAATCAACCGGGCGCAAATTTGGCAAATCCGAAGGTGGCGCTGTGTGGCTAGATGAAGCCAAAACCAGCGTCTACAAGTTCTATCAATTCTGGCTGAACGTTGATGACGAAAGCGCCATTGAGTACATGAAAATCTTTACCATGCTCGATCGCGACACCATTGAGGCCATCGCTGAAAACCATGCGGTTAACCCGGGTGCGCGCTCGGCCCAAAAGGTCTTGGCACGCGAAGTCACCGACATCGTCCACGGCGTCAATCGGCGCGAATCAGTGGAGCGGGTGACTGAAGTATTGTTTGGCGGCGGCGATTTTCGGCAATTATCAGACGATGACCTGGACGCTCTCGCCAAGGAAATCCCGCGCGTTGATGTCGGCGTCGGCGTGATTGAAGCATTGGTGGTGTCTGGTGCGGTCAGTTCCAACGGCGAGGCAAAACGCCTGCTAAAATCTGGCGCCATCAGCCTTAATGGCGAAAAAATAGCCGAAGACCAAGCTGTTAACACCACGTCGCTACTGAAAAAAGGTAAAAATACATTTGTGCTAATCATGGAGGGAGACGAATAA
- a CDS encoding transglycosylase domain-containing protein: MNKSSTSSSNKSPSSPRKSATKRLSLYANLAHKRKVKKDKDSRERAEYLASLPKHPVKRFFYRLHPKRLANYWFSKRGAKMALKIAGITLLLMILFIGGLFAYFRKDLDKIRPGEIAKRVQTTVTKYYDRNGVLLWEDKGTGNYKLVVEGDQISNHLKHATVAIEDKDFYKHHGVSVSGLTRAVFSTASGGQVQGGSTLTQQLVKQVFFADEAGERGLKGIPRKIKEMILAIEVERMYNKDQILSLYLNESPYGGRRNGAESAAQTYFHKSAKDLTIAEAALLAGIPQNPSYFNPYNTAGNKALIERQHTILDYMTEQGYITQKEADEAKKYPILDNLYPQVEQTEGMKAPHFVMMVRSQLEKELGQAVVGRGGLTVKTTLDWRIQEKLENEMKAFFATGRPAAINAHNGASVVEDVQTGQIVALMGSRDFNYPGFGQDNAATAFVQPGSSIKPFVFTHLFSKHGSQAYGSGTILKDENIDSIYGAKLNNWDNKFMGDITIRRGLGLSRNTPAVKAMYIAGNGSPKPTVEFIRGLGNSEYCKQEEDSGGYGLSAAIGGCGAKQTELVNAYGTLARLGVRKKSTSVSEVINSQNETLLKWKDESKQAVDPQAAYITNDILADRSSTLVTGSIPGVRASYKTGTSDKGNQPKDIWLASYTPALAMTLWLGNSDSRTLTSINSSTGLPVIQKVMSFAHTQVYQPAGKWKSSMWYTRPSGIKQNGKELYPSWWNQNQGQSSSKMTFDRISKKKATSCTPEGAREEVDVIKAVDPITKKESFSAPAGYNATADDDVHNCSDAKPRVASITASGSSNKYTIDVSVDGGKFGLATLDILVDGRSVKSSNISGNSASDRVSVNVSSGSHTITVNVRDEGYYTASSSKTVSDD, translated from the coding sequence GTGAATAAGAGTAGTACAAGTAGCAGCAACAAATCGCCTTCTAGTCCCAGGAAATCTGCGACAAAGCGATTAAGCTTGTATGCCAATCTGGCACATAAGCGTAAAGTTAAAAAAGATAAAGATTCGCGCGAGCGTGCTGAATATTTGGCAAGCTTGCCGAAGCATCCAGTTAAGCGATTTTTCTATCGCTTACATCCAAAGCGGTTAGCTAACTATTGGTTCTCCAAACGCGGCGCAAAGATGGCGCTGAAAATTGCTGGTATTACTCTGTTGTTGATGATCTTGTTTATCGGTGGGCTGTTCGCATATTTCCGCAAAGACTTGGATAAGATTCGACCAGGCGAAATTGCCAAACGTGTCCAAACAACAGTCACGAAATATTATGACCGTAACGGCGTGCTACTCTGGGAAGATAAAGGAACTGGTAACTACAAACTGGTGGTCGAAGGTGACCAAATTAGCAATCACCTGAAACATGCTACTGTTGCCATTGAGGACAAAGACTTCTACAAACACCACGGAGTTAGTGTTAGCGGCTTGACGCGTGCGGTATTTTCAACGGCTTCTGGAGGGCAGGTTCAGGGAGGATCGACATTGACCCAGCAGCTCGTCAAACAGGTGTTCTTTGCGGATGAAGCTGGTGAGCGTGGTCTCAAGGGTATCCCGCGTAAGATCAAAGAGATGATTTTGGCGATTGAGGTTGAACGCATGTACAACAAAGACCAAATCTTGTCACTATACCTCAACGAATCGCCATATGGAGGTCGCCGTAATGGCGCTGAGTCAGCTGCACAAACGTACTTCCACAAGAGCGCAAAAGACCTAACTATAGCCGAAGCAGCCCTGCTAGCAGGAATTCCGCAGAATCCGTCCTACTTTAACCCGTACAATACTGCCGGTAATAAGGCCTTGATCGAGCGCCAACACACCATCTTAGACTACATGACAGAACAAGGCTACATCACACAAAAAGAAGCAGATGAAGCTAAGAAATACCCAATCCTTGACAATCTATATCCACAAGTCGAACAAACTGAAGGCATGAAGGCACCACACTTTGTGATGATGGTCCGATCACAGCTTGAAAAAGAACTTGGTCAAGCAGTTGTTGGACGAGGTGGATTGACCGTTAAAACAACACTGGATTGGCGCATCCAAGAAAAATTAGAAAATGAAATGAAAGCCTTCTTTGCAACCGGCCGCCCAGCTGCTATTAACGCCCACAACGGTGCGTCAGTCGTGGAGGATGTGCAGACTGGTCAAATTGTTGCCCTGATGGGTAGCCGTGACTTTAACTATCCAGGCTTTGGTCAGGACAATGCTGCCACGGCCTTCGTCCAGCCAGGTTCATCCATCAAGCCATTTGTGTTTACTCACCTATTCAGCAAGCACGGTAGCCAAGCTTACGGAAGCGGCACCATACTGAAAGACGAAAACATTGACTCAATTTACGGTGCTAAGCTTAACAACTGGGACAACAAGTTCATGGGTGACATCACCATCCGCCGAGGACTTGGTCTGTCTCGTAACACCCCAGCGGTGAAAGCAATGTACATTGCTGGCAACGGTAGTCCAAAGCCAACCGTGGAATTCATCCGAGGCCTTGGTAACTCAGAGTATTGTAAACAAGAGGAAGACTCTGGTGGTTACGGTCTATCTGCCGCCATCGGTGGATGTGGCGCCAAGCAAACTGAACTGGTCAATGCCTATGGTACCTTGGCTCGCCTGGGTGTCAGGAAAAAGTCCACCTCAGTATCGGAAGTGATCAACTCTCAGAACGAAACCCTCCTGAAATGGAAAGATGAATCAAAGCAAGCTGTCGATCCGCAGGCCGCCTATATCACCAACGACATCCTAGCTGACCGATCGAGCACATTGGTGACAGGAAGTATCCCGGGTGTGCGTGCTAGCTACAAGACCGGAACCTCCGACAAGGGCAATCAACCAAAAGACATCTGGCTGGCGAGCTATACACCAGCTCTCGCCATGACCCTCTGGCTTGGTAACTCCGACAGTCGTACATTGACCTCCATAAACTCGTCAACTGGTCTCCCAGTGATTCAGAAAGTCATGAGCTTTGCACATACCCAGGTCTACCAGCCAGCTGGCAAGTGGAAATCAAGCATGTGGTACACCCGCCCATCTGGTATCAAGCAGAATGGCAAAGAACTGTACCCATCGTGGTGGAACCAAAACCAAGGACAAAGCTCGTCTAAGATGACATTTGACCGCATCTCTAAAAAGAAGGCTACCTCCTGTACTCCAGAGGGCGCACGAGAAGAAGTTGACGTGATCAAGGCAGTCGACCCAATCACCAAGAAAGAGTCTTTCAGTGCGCCAGCAGGTTACAACGCTACCGCTGACGACGATGTGCACAACTGTAGCGATGCCAAGCCTCGTGTCGCTAGCATCACCGCGTCTGGCTCGAGTAATAAATACACTATTGATGTCAGTGTTGATGGAGGAAAATTTGGTCTAGCAACGCTTGATATCTTGGTTGACGGACGTTCAGTCAAATCAAGCAATATCAGCGGTAACAGCGCCTCAGACCGCGTCTCAGTCAATGTCTCATCAGGATCACACACTATCACCGTGAATGTCCGCGACGAAGGGTACTACACCGCAAGTAGCTCAAAAACTGTCAGCGACGATTAA
- a CDS encoding PIN/TRAM domain-containing protein — translation MEKTIELLIIIMLLAIMAEIYLLVKPRRHTGSGTQLPILVDTSVLMDGRVVDLAKTGFLLGQIIVPRSVLIELQLLADGADHAKRERARFGMDVMKELKDVLGSSFTLLDDATRIPEGVDNRLLQLAKEMNAAILTLDYNLNKVAQVEGIQILNINELAKSLRMSYLPGDELVLELTQKGQDSHQAVGYLHDGTMVVVEQAKKFLGQKKRIEIIRSLQTDAGKMMFAKVVEQTTPPEPTRQTAVIAKRRSVGRKVQTSPEGSAKKTTKKPAVKTQKPVQQTRRRSTTTKTSAQREAERLS, via the coding sequence ATGGAAAAAACAATTGAACTTCTTATCATTATCATGCTGCTGGCTATCATGGCGGAGATATATCTGCTGGTCAAGCCGCGGCGGCACACAGGTAGTGGCACGCAGCTGCCAATTTTGGTTGACACCTCGGTGTTGATGGACGGACGGGTGGTTGATCTGGCAAAGACTGGGTTCTTGCTGGGGCAGATCATCGTGCCGCGCAGTGTGCTAATAGAACTGCAGTTGTTGGCTGACGGTGCTGATCATGCTAAGCGCGAACGTGCCCGCTTTGGTATGGACGTCATGAAGGAACTAAAAGATGTGCTGGGTAGTTCGTTCACGCTGCTTGACGATGCGACGCGCATTCCCGAGGGCGTTGATAACCGTCTGCTGCAGCTCGCCAAGGAAATGAACGCTGCTATTTTGACGCTGGACTACAACCTGAATAAGGTGGCACAAGTTGAAGGTATTCAGATTCTCAATATCAATGAGCTGGCCAAGAGTTTGCGCATGAGCTATCTACCTGGCGATGAGCTGGTGCTGGAATTGACACAAAAAGGTCAGGATTCTCATCAAGCAGTCGGCTATTTGCATGACGGCACCATGGTGGTGGTTGAGCAGGCCAAAAAGTTCCTGGGTCAGAAAAAGCGCATTGAAATTATCCGTAGCCTACAAACTGACGCTGGCAAGATGATGTTCGCCAAGGTTGTCGAGCAAACCACTCCGCCAGAACCAACAAGACAAACAGCTGTCATCGCAAAACGTCGCTCTGTTGGTCGGAAAGTGCAGACTAGTCCAGAAGGATCAGCTAAGAAGACTACTAAAAAGCCAGCAGTAAAAACTCAGAAGCCTGTGCAGCAAACTCGTCGTCGTTCTACGACTACAAAAACATCAGCCCAGCGCGAGGCTGAGAGGCTGAGCTGA